The following are encoded in a window of Castanea sativa cultivar Marrone di Chiusa Pesio chromosome 9, ASM4071231v1 genomic DNA:
- the LOC142608667 gene encoding protein NUCLEAR FUSION DEFECTIVE 4-like, giving the protein MVGAEFSGGGGGWRAMKSFGLHVLLGRWFMAFASLLIMSVSGSTYIFSVYSNDIKSTLGYDQTSLNLISFFKDLGSNVGVLSGLINEITPPWVVLLIGAIMNLFGYLMIWLSVTGRVAKPQLWQMCLYMCIGANSQAFANTGALVTSVMNFPENRGSVIGLLKSFVGISGALLTQLYYAIYVDNSKALILLIAWLPAAVSIVFLRTVRIIKTAPQSNELKVFYKFLYISLGLAGFLMILIIIQNSLRFNRIEYVGSACVVVILLFLPLVIVLKEESKLWRRKEHPINDPVQVELVAENPQILEEPVLPPIEAQASERKPDSCLSNIFKPPDRGEDYTILQALFSIDMLILFVATTCGVGGTLTAIDNLGQIGKSLGYPIHSITTFVSLVSIWNYLGRAMSGFASEIFLVKYKFPRTLALSFVLLFSCVGHLLIAFPAPYSIYFASVIIGFCFGAQWPLVFAIISEIFGLKYYSTLYNFGAVASPVGSYILNVIVAGHLYDKEALKQLEAQSLTRTAGQQLTCTGAHCYRMAFIIITVVTLFGFFISIILVLRTRKFYKGDIYKKFREEAKAAASEMASREDDIVPMREREGGANFIASSDAASCSNTTNTSSTIHH; this is encoded by the coding sequence AACGTACATATTTAGCGTATATTCCAACGACATAAAATCAACCCTAGGCTATGACCAGACATCGCTCAACTTGATCAGCTTCTTCAAAGACTTGGGTAGCAACGTTGGAGTCCTATCTGGGCTTATCAACGAGATCACACCCCCATGGGTGGTCCTCTTAATTGGGGCAATCATGAACTTGTTTGGCTACCTCATGATATGGCTTAGTGTCACTGGCCGTGTTGCCAAACCCCAGCTATGGCAAATGTGTTTATATATGTGCATCGGTGCAAACTCACAAGCATTTGCAAATACTGGAGCTTTAGTCACTTCCGTTATGAACTTCCCCGAAAACCGTGGCAGTGTTATAGGCCTTCTGAAGAGTTTTGTTGGTATAAGTGGTGCTCTCCTGACACAACTCTACTATGCTATCTATGTGGATAACTCAAAGGCTCTGATTTTGCTAATTGCTTGGCTTCCGGCAGCTGTTTCCATTGTCTTTCTTCGAACGGTTCGAATTATAAAGACAGCTCCACAATCCAACGAGCTCAAAGTTTTCTACAAATTCCTCTATATTTCACTTGGCCTTGCCGGGTTTCTCATGATTTTGATTATCATACAAAACAGTCTCAGGTTTAATAGAATTGAATATGTTGGAAGTGCTTGTGTTGTTgttattttactatttctcCCACTTGTAATAGTTTTGAAAGAAGAATCCAAACTTTGGAGGAGAAAGGAGCACCCCATAAATGATCCTGTACAAGTGGAATTAGTAGCTGAAAATCCACAAATATTGGAGGAACCTGTACTGCCCCCAATTGAAGCACAAGCAAGTGAAAGGAAGCCAGATTCTTGCTTGAGCAACATATTCAAGCCCCCAGATAGAGGTGAAGACTACACAATATTACAAGCACTATTCAGCATCGACATGTTAATTTTGTTTGTAGCCACAACTTGTGGTGTTGGCGGGACTTTAACTGCCATTGACAACTTGGGTCAGATTGGTAAGTCACTAGGCTATCCAATTCATAGCATCACAACCTTTGTATCACTCGTGAGCATTTGGAATTACCTAGGACGAGCTATGTCTGGCTTTGCTTCTGAAATCTTCTTAGTCAAATACAAATTCCCTCGTACCCTAGCGCTTTCATTTGTCCTTCTTTTCTCCTGTGTTGGCCATCTCTTAATCGCCTTTCCAGCCCCATACTCTATTTACTTTGCTTCGGTGATTATTGGGTTTTGCTTTGGTGCACAATGGCCTTTAGTATTTGCAATCATATCTGAGATCTTTGGCCTCAAGTACTATTCCACTTTGTACAATTTTGGTGCGGTTGCAAGCCCAGTTGGGTCTTACATTCTCAATGTGATAGTGGCTGGTCATTTATATGATAAGGAGGCTTTGAAGCAACTGGAAGCTCAAAGTCTCACAAGGACGGCAGGTCAGCAATTAACATGCACAGGCGCTCACTGTTACAGGATGGCTTTTATTATAATCACAGTGGTAACGTTGTTTGGGTtctttatttctattattttggtTCTTAGGACCAGAAAATTTTACAAAGGTGATATCTACAAGAAGTTCAGAGAGGAAGCAAAGGCAGCAGCTAGTGAAATGGCCTCTAGGGAAGATGACATAGTAccgatgagagaaagagaaggtgGAGCCAATTTCATTGCCTCATCCGATGCTGCCTCTTGCAGTAATACCACCAACACCAGCAGCACCATCCATCATTAA